The proteins below are encoded in one region of Pseudonocardia sp. DSM 110487:
- the ispG gene encoding flavodoxin-dependent (E)-4-hydroxy-3-methylbut-2-enyl-diphosphate synthase encodes MSVSLGMPAPPAPTLAPRRKTRQLQVGSVGVGSEFPISVQSMTTTLTADINATLQQIAELTASGCDIVRVACPSQDDADALPAIARKSQIPVIADIHFQPKYVFAAIEAGCAAVRVNPGNIRKFDDKVKEIAAAAKDHGTPIRIGVNAGSLDKRLMEKYGKATPEALVESALWEASLFAEHDFHDIKISVKHNDPVVMIRAYELLAEQCDYPLHLGVTEAGPAFQGTIKSAVAFGALLRQGIGDTIRVSLSAPPVEEIKVGAQILQSLNLRPRKLEIVSCPSCGRAQVDVYKLADEVTAGLTGMEVPLRVAVMGCVVNGPGEAREADLGVASGNGKGQIFVKGEVIKTVPEHAIVETLIEEAMKIAETVEGEGTPQITVG; translated from the coding sequence GTGAGCGTCTCCCTGGGCATGCCCGCACCGCCCGCCCCGACCCTTGCCCCCCGGCGCAAGACCCGGCAGCTGCAGGTCGGATCGGTGGGCGTCGGGTCGGAGTTCCCGATCTCGGTGCAGTCGATGACCACCACCCTCACCGCCGACATCAACGCAACCCTCCAGCAGATCGCCGAGCTCACGGCGTCCGGCTGCGACATCGTCCGCGTCGCCTGCCCGAGCCAGGACGACGCCGACGCGCTCCCGGCGATCGCGAGGAAGTCACAGATCCCGGTGATCGCCGACATCCACTTCCAGCCCAAGTACGTGTTCGCCGCGATCGAGGCCGGGTGCGCGGCGGTGCGCGTGAACCCGGGCAACATCCGCAAGTTCGACGACAAGGTCAAGGAGATCGCGGCCGCCGCGAAGGACCACGGCACCCCGATCCGCATCGGCGTCAACGCGGGCTCGCTCGACAAGCGACTGATGGAGAAGTACGGGAAGGCCACCCCGGAGGCGCTGGTCGAGTCGGCGCTGTGGGAGGCGAGCCTGTTCGCCGAGCACGACTTCCACGACATCAAGATCTCCGTCAAGCACAACGACCCGGTCGTGATGATCCGGGCCTACGAGCTGCTCGCCGAGCAGTGCGACTACCCGCTGCACCTCGGCGTCACCGAGGCCGGGCCCGCGTTCCAGGGCACGATCAAGTCGGCCGTTGCGTTCGGGGCGCTGCTGCGCCAGGGCATCGGCGACACGATCCGTGTCTCGCTCTCCGCGCCGCCCGTCGAGGAGATCAAGGTCGGCGCGCAGATCCTGCAGTCGCTCAACCTGCGGCCGCGCAAGCTGGAGATCGTCTCCTGCCCGTCGTGCGGGCGGGCCCAGGTGGACGTCTACAAGCTCGCCGACGAGGTCACGGCCGGCCTCACCGGTATGGAGGTGCCGCTGCGCGTGGCCGTCATGGGCTGCGTGGTGAACGGCCCGGGTGAGGCCCGCGAGGCCGACCTCGGGGTGGCCTCCGGCAACGGGAAGGGCCAGATCTTCGTCAAGGGCGAGGTCATCAAGACCGTACCGGAGCACGCCATCGTCGAGACCCTGATCGAGGAGGCGATGAAGATCGCCGAGACGGTCGAGGGCGAGGGTACCCCCCAGATCACCGTCGGCTGA
- a CDS encoding helix-turn-helix transcriptional regulator, whose product MRSGALVRRRQLARTLRELRVHAGLTIEAAAPLLDFSASKLSRIENAHQGVDVHIVRSMLDLFDVGGDRWTEILELTREASEKGWWRAYGLDDRGYIPLEADASTVREFAASFVPGLLQTADYARVLFETSLRPRSAEILERDVKVRMIRQERLVSAERPLELLAVIEEAALYRVLGGRARMRAQLAHLIHAAELDTVTVQILPTDVGGHPGLDGAFTVLSFEGLGEPDMGYVEHPMGSMHIEKEEDVVRARVVFDHLSSVALSPAESTALIERVIAQM is encoded by the coding sequence GTGCGCAGCGGTGCCCTGGTCCGGAGACGTCAGCTCGCCCGCACCCTGCGCGAGCTGCGCGTGCACGCGGGCCTGACCATCGAGGCGGCCGCGCCGCTCCTCGACTTCTCCGCGAGCAAGCTGTCCCGCATCGAGAACGCTCACCAGGGCGTCGACGTGCACATCGTGCGCAGCATGCTGGATCTCTTCGACGTCGGCGGCGACCGGTGGACCGAGATCCTGGAGCTCACGCGGGAGGCCAGCGAAAAGGGGTGGTGGCGGGCCTACGGGCTCGATGACCGCGGCTACATCCCGCTGGAGGCAGATGCGAGCACGGTTCGCGAGTTCGCTGCCAGCTTCGTACCCGGGTTGTTGCAGACCGCGGACTACGCCCGGGTGCTGTTCGAGACCTCGCTGCGCCCGCGATCGGCGGAGATCCTCGAGCGGGATGTGAAGGTCAGGATGATCCGGCAGGAGCGACTGGTTTCGGCCGAACGCCCCCTCGAACTGCTCGCAGTGATCGAGGAGGCGGCGCTGTACCGCGTGCTGGGAGGCCGCGCGAGGATGCGCGCGCAGCTCGCCCACCTCATCCATGCGGCAGAACTCGACACGGTGACCGTGCAGATCCTGCCGACGGATGTCGGCGGCCACCCCGGCCTGGACGGAGCGTTCACGGTGCTCAGCTTCGAGGGGCTCGGCGAACCGGACATGGGCTATGTCGAGCACCCGATGGGCTCGATGCATATCGAGAAGGAGGAGGACGTGGTGCGAGCTAGGGTGGTCTTCGACCACCTGAGCTCCGTGGCGCTGAGCCCCGCCGAGAGCACCGCGCTGATCGAGCGGGTGATCGCGCAGATGTAG
- a CDS encoding DUF397 domain-containing protein, producing the protein MPALDPVGVAWRKSSFSGGNSGGAGCVEVALLPGGEVAIRDTKDRSLPPHRHPAPAWREFLAAVRAGEFNS; encoded by the coding sequence ATGCCCGCCCTGGACCCCGTTGGCGTGGCATGGCGGAAGAGCAGCTTCAGCGGCGGCAACAGCGGTGGGGCAGGCTGCGTCGAGGTGGCCCTCCTCCCCGGCGGCGAGGTCGCCATCCGGGACACGAAGGACCGCAGCCTGCCCCCACACCGCCACCCCGCCCCGGCATGGCGCGAGTTCCTGGCCGCCGTCCGCGCGGGCGAGTTCAACTCATGA
- a CDS encoding HpcH/HpaI aldolase/citrate lyase family protein, with translation MGRTLRELWDGTEATIGGWCSIPSPFSAELMGRCGFDWVCIDTQHGVIGYDQMMPMLEALSITATPAFVRVPWNQPDHIMKALDAGAQGVIVPMVGTEEDAKAAVAAAKYPPVGMRSWGPIRAAFDVPDYSPETANRRTIVAVMIETPGGVENLDAILAVPGVDAVYVGPSDLALGHGMTPTLAPTDPDHVRLIETIVDRCREHGIVAGIHCDSVETVHRWHARGYGMFTVGSDAALMRGAATAVVAGAFEGSREVVVPATGQYA, from the coding sequence ATGGGCAGGACACTGCGTGAGCTGTGGGACGGCACCGAGGCGACGATCGGTGGCTGGTGCTCGATCCCCAGCCCCTTTTCCGCGGAGCTGATGGGCCGCTGCGGCTTCGACTGGGTGTGCATCGACACCCAGCACGGCGTGATCGGCTACGACCAGATGATGCCGATGCTGGAGGCACTGTCGATCACGGCGACACCCGCATTCGTCCGGGTGCCGTGGAACCAGCCCGACCACATCATGAAGGCCCTCGACGCGGGCGCGCAGGGCGTGATCGTGCCGATGGTGGGCACCGAGGAGGACGCGAAGGCGGCGGTCGCGGCCGCGAAGTACCCGCCGGTCGGCATGCGCAGCTGGGGCCCGATCCGGGCCGCGTTCGACGTGCCGGACTACAGCCCCGAGACGGCCAACCGGCGCACGATCGTCGCGGTCATGATCGAGACGCCCGGTGGCGTGGAGAACCTCGACGCGATCCTCGCCGTGCCCGGCGTCGACGCGGTGTACGTGGGCCCCTCGGACCTCGCTCTCGGCCACGGCATGACCCCGACCCTCGCTCCGACCGACCCCGACCACGTGCGGCTGATCGAGACGATCGTCGACCGCTGCCGGGAGCACGGCATCGTGGCCGGGATCCACTGCGACAGCGTGGAGACCGTCCACCGGTGGCACGCCCGCGGCTACGGCATGTTCACGGTCGGCTCGGACGCGGCGCTGATGCGGGGAGCCGCCACCGCGGTGGTCGCGGGCGCGTTCGAGGGCAGCAGGGAGGTCGTCGTCCCGGCGACGGGGCAATACGCGTAG
- a CDS encoding 2-hydroxyacid dehydrogenase, which produces MTETIACLSPLTEQQVRELAGTEDVKVLVAPEPPAPEAVREIVASADIVIADMTHRHRLDRASLAGMARCRLIQQPAVGFDVIDHLAAAEFGIPVANAAGFNADTVADWTLMGILNVVRHGARLDREMRAGGWRPAGPLHARDLRALTVGIVGMGNIGRQVAARVAAFGSRILYYDVVARDLPGCEPVTFDELLDRSDVVTLHLPLYAGSTALIGVEQLRRMRPGAILCNASRGPIVDEAALVEALESGHIGGAALDVFEVEPLAADSPLRSMENVFVNPHIAGGSEQARANLMEQTGANVRRVLAGEKPVNVVNGV; this is translated from the coding sequence ATGACCGAGACGATCGCCTGTCTCAGCCCACTGACCGAACAGCAGGTCCGCGAGCTCGCGGGCACCGAGGACGTCAAGGTGCTGGTGGCGCCCGAGCCGCCCGCGCCGGAGGCCGTCCGCGAGATCGTGGCGAGCGCCGACATCGTGATCGCGGACATGACCCACCGGCACCGCCTCGACCGCGCGTCCCTCGCCGGGATGGCCCGGTGCCGCCTGATCCAGCAGCCTGCCGTCGGGTTCGACGTGATCGACCACCTGGCGGCCGCCGAGTTCGGCATCCCGGTGGCCAACGCGGCAGGCTTCAACGCCGACACCGTGGCCGACTGGACCCTCATGGGGATCCTCAACGTCGTCCGCCACGGCGCCCGGCTCGACCGCGAGATGCGCGCCGGCGGCTGGCGACCGGCCGGGCCCCTGCACGCCCGCGACCTGCGCGCACTGACCGTCGGCATCGTCGGCATGGGCAACATCGGTCGGCAGGTCGCGGCGCGCGTGGCGGCGTTCGGGTCGCGGATCCTCTACTACGACGTCGTCGCCCGCGACCTGCCCGGCTGTGAGCCCGTGACGTTCGACGAGCTGCTCGACCGTTCCGACGTCGTCACGCTTCACCTGCCGCTGTACGCCGGGTCGACGGCACTCATCGGCGTGGAGCAGCTGCGCCGGATGCGGCCCGGCGCGATCCTGTGCAACGCCAGCCGCGGCCCGATCGTCGACGAGGCAGCGCTCGTCGAGGCGCTCGAGTCGGGCCACATCGGCGGCGCCGCGCTCGACGTGTTCGAGGTCGAGCCGCTCGCCGCCGACTCGCCGCTGCGGAGCATGGAGAACGTCTTCGTCAACCCGCACATCGCGGGCGGGTCGGAGCAGGCACGGGCGAACCTGATGGAGCAGACGGGGGCGAACGTCCGCCGGGTGCTCGCCGGCGAGAAGCCGGTCAACGTCGTCAACGGGGTGTGA
- a CDS encoding enolase C-terminal domain-like protein produces the protein MRIRAVRCVEYSGTIDHEGAFWEERLIRPVDIYPQFRAQGPGFLPGAAGDGNRVTSVFVHIETDDGVTGTAGPITRQQAYLIGTDLASVLLGQDPLATEYLWDVLYRHAVHGRKGVEMMAISALDCALWDLKGRHLGVPVHVLLGGPTREEIPAYASALGYSLDLDKVRERATEIAGLGFTATKWFPRHGPVDGNAGVEATVALVATLRETLGPDVDIMVDAWMSWDVPYALRMGERLAEYAPRWIEEPVLPDKPASYAEITRRMPGGILVSGAEHEYTRWGLHQLMAAGAMHIYQPDTYWAGGISEMLKIAALASTYDVQLIPHGHSVPANTHFSFAQPPTLTPMIEYLLKWNTLHQWFLATPVHPVDGKVTPPTQPGLGMDLDENKIESRRELTFA, from the coding sequence GTGAGGATCAGGGCCGTTCGCTGCGTCGAGTACTCCGGCACCATCGACCACGAGGGCGCGTTCTGGGAGGAGCGGCTGATCCGCCCGGTCGACATCTATCCGCAGTTCCGGGCACAGGGGCCGGGGTTCCTCCCGGGCGCCGCCGGTGACGGCAACCGCGTCACGTCGGTGTTCGTGCACATCGAGACCGACGATGGCGTCACGGGCACCGCGGGGCCGATCACCCGCCAGCAGGCGTACCTCATCGGCACCGACCTGGCGTCCGTGCTCCTCGGCCAGGACCCGCTCGCCACCGAGTACCTGTGGGACGTGCTGTACCGGCACGCCGTCCACGGGCGCAAGGGCGTCGAGATGATGGCGATCAGCGCGCTCGACTGCGCCCTGTGGGACCTCAAGGGCCGACACCTCGGCGTCCCGGTCCACGTCCTGCTCGGCGGCCCCACGCGCGAGGAGATCCCCGCCTACGCATCGGCCCTGGGCTACTCGCTCGACCTGGACAAGGTGCGGGAGCGGGCCACCGAGATCGCGGGGCTCGGCTTCACCGCCACGAAGTGGTTTCCCCGCCACGGTCCGGTCGACGGCAATGCCGGCGTCGAGGCCACCGTCGCGCTGGTCGCGACGCTGCGCGAGACGCTGGGGCCGGACGTCGACATCATGGTCGACGCCTGGATGTCGTGGGACGTCCCGTACGCGCTGCGGATGGGGGAGCGGCTCGCGGAGTACGCGCCTCGCTGGATCGAGGAGCCGGTGCTGCCGGACAAGCCCGCCTCCTACGCCGAGATCACCCGGCGGATGCCCGGCGGGATCCTCGTGTCCGGTGCCGAACACGAGTACACGCGCTGGGGCCTGCACCAGCTGATGGCAGCAGGCGCCATGCACATCTACCAACCCGACACCTACTGGGCGGGCGGCATCAGCGAGATGCTCAAGATCGCGGCGCTCGCGAGCACCTACGACGTGCAGCTGATCCCGCACGGCCACTCGGTGCCCGCGAACACGCACTTCAGCTTCGCCCAGCCGCCCACGCTCACGCCGATGATCGAGTACCTGCTGAAGTGGAACACCCTCCACCAGTGGTTCCTCGCCACCCCCGTCCACCCGGTGGACGGGAAGGTGACCCCGCCGACGCAACCGGGGCTCGGCATGGACCTGGACGAGAACAAGATCGAGTCGCGGCGGGAGCTGACCTTCGCATGA
- a CDS encoding RraA family protein yields the protein MSALEPSVLEALKRYDSPTLANAIELFEVRPRDDGYMGHEVRCLFPDLGVMVGYAATATMRARGRGARDPEPLTTHVQTVPGPRIVVVQDLDDPPAHGALWGEVMATTFTALGCLGTVTDGSVRDLDEARAIGFHFFAPAVTVSHGYARVEGVGAPVTVGGLTVAPGDLLHADKHGVLLIPAEIAAELPAAADRVIAAEQEYIGWVRSPEFDPAQLAVRRSTMKDAFTS from the coding sequence GTGAGCGCGCTCGAACCGTCCGTACTGGAAGCGCTGAAGCGCTACGACTCCCCGACCCTTGCCAACGCGATCGAGCTCTTCGAGGTGCGCCCGCGCGACGACGGCTACATGGGCCACGAGGTGCGCTGCCTCTTCCCGGACCTCGGCGTCATGGTCGGCTACGCCGCCACGGCGACGATGCGCGCCCGGGGTCGCGGCGCGCGCGATCCGGAGCCCCTCACCACCCACGTGCAGACGGTGCCGGGGCCGCGGATCGTGGTGGTGCAGGACCTCGACGACCCACCGGCCCACGGCGCCCTGTGGGGTGAGGTCATGGCCACCACGTTCACGGCGCTCGGGTGCCTGGGCACCGTCACCGACGGGTCGGTCCGCGACCTCGATGAGGCGCGCGCCATCGGCTTCCACTTCTTCGCCCCCGCCGTGACCGTCTCCCACGGATACGCGCGGGTCGAGGGCGTCGGCGCGCCGGTGACGGTCGGCGGGCTCACCGTCGCACCCGGCGACCTGCTGCACGCCGACAAGCACGGCGTGCTGCTGATCCCGGCCGAGATCGCGGCCGAGCTGCCTGCGGCGGCCGACCGGGTGATCGCCGCCGAGCAGGAGTACATCGGCTGGGTCCGCTCACCTGAGTTCGACCCGGCCCAGCTCGCCGTGCGCCGTTCCACGATGAAGGACGCGTTCACGTCGTGA
- a CDS encoding FadR/GntR family transcriptional regulator: MNLVAELVPFLLSRGYAPNERAPSERELAERFGASRTQVREALSVLETLRLIERRPKSGVYMTVESASIEALRLFAEIGVPLPGDEGGQAAEVRRIQELEAARLACRRHRDEDISHLRRCLDDWVGAIGEAARIAELDRVFHCGIVRATQNTVLLRLVNVFYLMTQQGRAVYFGNPARQQQSLREHREILDAIVARDEERAVRLLDAHMSGADSYWQDLVARV, encoded by the coding sequence ATGAACCTCGTCGCGGAGCTCGTCCCGTTCCTGCTGTCCCGCGGCTACGCGCCGAACGAACGCGCGCCGTCCGAGCGCGAGCTCGCGGAGCGGTTCGGGGCGAGCCGCACCCAGGTCCGCGAGGCGCTGTCGGTGCTGGAGACGCTGCGCCTGATCGAGCGCAGGCCCAAGTCGGGCGTCTACATGACGGTCGAGTCGGCCAGCATCGAGGCCCTGCGGCTGTTCGCCGAGATCGGTGTTCCGCTGCCCGGCGACGAGGGCGGCCAGGCCGCCGAGGTCCGCCGCATCCAGGAGCTGGAGGCCGCGCGCCTCGCCTGCCGCCGCCACCGCGACGAGGACATCTCGCATCTCCGCCGCTGCCTCGACGACTGGGTGGGCGCCATCGGCGAGGCCGCCCGTATCGCCGAGCTGGACCGCGTCTTCCACTGCGGGATCGTGCGGGCCACGCAGAACACGGTGCTGCTGCGCCTGGTCAACGTCTTCTACCTGATGACGCAGCAGGGGCGGGCGGTCTACTTCGGCAACCCCGCGCGCCAGCAGCAGTCGCTGCGCGAGCACCGGGAGATCCTCGACGCCATCGTCGCCCGCGACGAAGAGCGCGCCGTCCGGCTGCTCGACGCGCACATGTCCGGGGCCGACAGCTACTGGCAGGACCTCGTGGCGCGGGTGTGA
- a CDS encoding DUF559 domain-containing protein — MVANRALLAVLARQDGLITAVQAADCGLAERALQRRVQDEGWRRVAPRVFLAAGHRVTDRARVRAAGLWAGDRGVISGSAAAWWHGMPAVVPAWIEVTVPRRRGLRGYPGVRVRRRDLSAADTVLGSGIWCTAAPLTALETAVALPDGSAFLDRALQKHVRFEALYQAYCRNLGGRGGASVTALLIGAADRADFAAERLLISLMRDSGLSGWESGRPFERWTIDIAFPEAKLAIEVDGWAWHVDVDRFRTDRQKGNALVRAGWQVLRFTWHDLTNRPAHVIAEIRAALLAAATA; from the coding sequence ATGGTCGCCAACCGGGCCCTCCTTGCTGTGCTCGCCCGCCAGGACGGCCTGATCACCGCGGTCCAGGCCGCCGATTGCGGCCTGGCGGAGCGGGCGCTGCAACGGCGGGTCCAGGACGAGGGCTGGCGGCGGGTTGCGCCGAGGGTCTTCCTCGCTGCTGGGCACCGCGTCACCGACCGCGCCCGGGTCCGCGCCGCCGGGTTGTGGGCCGGAGACCGCGGAGTGATCTCGGGGTCGGCCGCGGCCTGGTGGCACGGGATGCCTGCCGTCGTCCCCGCCTGGATCGAGGTGACCGTGCCGCGCCGCCGCGGACTGCGCGGCTACCCCGGCGTCCGAGTCCGCCGCCGTGATCTGTCCGCCGCCGATACCGTTCTCGGCAGTGGCATTTGGTGCACGGCCGCTCCGCTCACGGCGCTGGAGACCGCGGTCGCGCTGCCCGACGGCTCGGCGTTCCTCGACCGCGCCCTGCAGAAGCACGTCCGGTTCGAGGCTCTGTACCAGGCGTACTGCCGAAATTTGGGTGGCCGTGGCGGTGCAAGTGTCACCGCCCTTTTGATCGGGGCGGCGGATCGCGCCGATTTCGCCGCCGAGCGTCTCCTGATCTCGCTCATGCGCGACTCGGGGCTCAGCGGCTGGGAGTCTGGCCGGCCGTTCGAGCGCTGGACCATCGATATCGCGTTCCCCGAAGCGAAGCTCGCCATCGAGGTCGACGGCTGGGCCTGGCATGTGGATGTCGACCGGTTCCGGACCGATCGCCAGAAGGGGAACGCGCTCGTCCGCGCGGGGTGGCAGGTGCTGCGCTTCACCTGGCATGACCTCACCAACCGGCCGGCCCACGTCATCGCCGAGATCCGCGCCGCCCTGCTCGCCGCCGCAACGGCCTGA
- a CDS encoding CBS domain-containing protein yields MGILDKAKATAERVRGQAAHGLEAGRTRFDEAQLRRQHARLLQNLGAAYHAEQHGKGDHDATERALADLDAHIQATAESARQARDIMHPGAECIDENESLATAARKMRELGVGSLPICGADDRLHGILTDRDIVTRCIAEGRDPAATKAGELAQGTLFWVDATASIDEALRQMEDHQVKRLPVIENHRLVGLISEADLARNLSEHRLAEFVEKVYGTR; encoded by the coding sequence ATGGGCATCCTCGACAAGGCCAAGGCCACGGCAGAGCGAGTGCGGGGGCAGGCCGCCCACGGGCTCGAGGCGGGCCGCACCCGGTTCGACGAGGCGCAGCTGCGGCGGCAGCACGCTCGGCTCCTGCAGAACCTGGGCGCGGCCTACCACGCCGAGCAGCACGGCAAGGGCGACCACGACGCCACCGAGCGGGCGCTCGCCGACCTCGACGCGCACATTCAGGCGACTGCCGAATCTGCGCGCCAGGCGCGCGACATCATGCACCCGGGCGCGGAGTGCATCGACGAGAACGAGAGCCTCGCGACCGCGGCGCGGAAGATGCGCGAACTCGGGGTCGGGTCACTGCCGATCTGCGGCGCCGACGACCGGCTGCACGGCATCCTCACCGACCGCGACATCGTGACGCGGTGCATCGCAGAGGGCCGCGACCCGGCAGCGACCAAGGCAGGCGAGCTCGCCCAGGGCACGCTGTTCTGGGTCGACGCCACCGCGTCCATCGACGAGGCACTGCGGCAGATGGAGGACCATCAGGTCAAGCGGCTCCCGGTCATCGAGAACCACCGGTTGGTCGGGTTGATCAGCGAGGCGGACCTCGCCCGTAACCTCTCGGAGCATCGGCTCGCCGAGTTCGTCGAGAAGGTCTACGGCACCCGCTGA
- a CDS encoding alpha/beta fold hydrolase: MRAVLQSALADLADVPARSRWVRSGDVALHVLDYDGDGVPLVVLPGITSPAITMDFVARELTDLVRPIVVDVRGRGLSDSGKSYTLDDYADDTVAVLDGLDRPLLLGHSMGARIAAVVAARGVPLRGTVLVDPPMSGPGRGPYPTTLDAFLDQLEEAQRGTDADEVARSWPRWPRREQELRARWLSSCDTDAIAATHAGFESEDFFTTWPHVPGPTVLLYGGESPVVTAAGAAEAAATNPAAQLVEVAGAGHMVFWDQPEAARRLLREVLGNW; encoded by the coding sequence ATGAGGGCGGTGCTTCAGTCGGCGCTCGCGGACCTCGCCGACGTGCCCGCGCGATCGCGCTGGGTCCGCTCCGGCGACGTGGCGCTGCACGTCCTCGACTATGACGGCGACGGCGTCCCGCTCGTCGTGCTGCCGGGGATCACCAGCCCCGCGATCACCATGGACTTCGTGGCGCGGGAGCTCACCGACCTCGTCCGGCCGATCGTGGTGGACGTCCGTGGCCGCGGGCTCTCGGATTCCGGGAAGTCCTACACCCTCGATGACTATGCCGACGACACCGTCGCCGTGCTCGACGGGCTGGACCGGCCGCTCCTGCTGGGGCACTCGATGGGCGCCCGGATCGCCGCGGTCGTCGCGGCTCGCGGTGTGCCGCTGCGGGGAACAGTGCTGGTCGACCCGCCGATGAGCGGCCCGGGGCGCGGCCCGTACCCGACCACTCTCGATGCGTTCCTCGACCAGCTGGAGGAGGCGCAGCGGGGCACCGATGCCGACGAGGTGGCCCGGTCGTGGCCGCGCTGGCCGCGCCGGGAGCAGGAGCTGCGGGCGCGCTGGCTCTCCAGCTGTGACACCGACGCGATCGCCGCCACACACGCCGGGTTCGAGAGCGAGGATTTCTTCACGACCTGGCCGCACGTCCCGGGCCCGACCGTGCTCCTGTACGGCGGGGAGAGCCCGGTCGTCACCGCGGCCGGTGCGGCGGAGGCGGCGGCCACGAACCCGGCGGCGCAGCTGGTCGAGGTGGCAGGTGCCGGGCACATGGTGTTCTGGGACCAGCCGGAGGCAGCGCGCCGCCTGCTGCGCGAGGTCCTCGGCAACTGGTGA
- a CDS encoding isochorismatase family protein, whose amino-acid sequence MIDAVYERAGFGAAVRRGERPAIVVVDLTNGFTDPSEPTGADLSAVVAGTGKLVEAGRVAGVPVVFTTIAYTAAEADGDAVTWLTKAPGMRALREGTAAVAIDDRLPVEPGDHLITKKGASAFFGTGLAALLAGLRVDTVLICGATTSGCVRASAVDAVQSGFSVLVPRQCVGDRAQAPHEANLFDIQAKYGDVIELADALDYVRVPAGVAR is encoded by the coding sequence ATGATCGACGCCGTCTACGAGCGGGCCGGCTTCGGGGCAGCGGTACGGCGCGGGGAGCGGCCCGCGATCGTCGTCGTCGACCTGACCAACGGCTTCACCGACCCGTCCGAACCGACCGGTGCCGACCTCTCGGCCGTGGTGGCCGGGACGGGCAAGCTGGTCGAAGCCGGGCGGGTGGCGGGCGTGCCGGTCGTGTTCACGACCATCGCCTACACGGCCGCCGAGGCCGACGGCGACGCCGTCACCTGGCTGACGAAGGCGCCCGGCATGCGGGCACTGCGCGAGGGCACCGCTGCGGTGGCGATCGACGACCGGCTGCCGGTCGAGCCGGGCGATCACCTGATCACGAAGAAGGGCGCATCGGCGTTCTTCGGCACGGGTCTTGCGGCGCTGCTCGCCGGCCTGCGGGTGGACACCGTGCTGATCTGCGGCGCGACCACCAGCGGGTGTGTCCGCGCCAGCGCCGTCGACGCCGTGCAGAGCGGGTTCTCCGTGCTCGTGCCGCGACAATGCGTGGGCGACCGGGCGCAGGCGCCGCACGAGGCGAACCTGTTCGACATCCAGGCCAAGTACGGGGACGTGATCGAGCTGGCCGACGCGCTGGACTACGTGCGCGTCCCGGCGGGGGTGGCGCGATGA
- a CDS encoding (2Fe-2S)-binding protein, whose amino-acid sequence MSEIQLVELTVNGERRDLAIEPRRTLVDVLRHDLGLTGTHVGCEHGICGACTVLVDGAPVRACLVFAAQVEDADIRTVESLAAPDGSLSDLQQEFSAHHGLQCGFCTPGFLMLAQGFLAERPDATKEEIREVVASNLCRCTGYQTIVEAVDACAARRRSA is encoded by the coding sequence GTGTCTGAGATACAGCTGGTCGAGCTGACCGTCAACGGCGAGCGGCGCGACCTCGCGATCGAGCCGCGCCGCACGCTCGTCGACGTCCTGCGCCACGACCTCGGCCTCACCGGCACCCACGTGGGCTGCGAGCACGGGATCTGCGGTGCGTGCACGGTGCTCGTCGACGGGGCGCCGGTGCGGGCGTGCCTGGTGTTCGCCGCGCAGGTGGAGGACGCCGACATCCGCACGGTCGAGTCGCTCGCCGCGCCCGACGGCTCGCTGTCGGACCTGCAACAGGAGTTCTCCGCCCACCACGGGCTGCAGTGCGGGTTCTGCACGCCCGGATTCCTGATGCTCGCGCAAGGCTTCCTCGCCGAGCGACCCGACGCGACGAAGGAGGAGATCCGCGAGGTGGTGGCGTCCAACCTGTGCCGGTGCACCGGCTACCAGACGATCGTCGAGGCCGTGGACGCGTGCGCGGCCCGCAGGAGGTCGGCATGA